Part of the Amphiura filiformis chromosome 9, Afil_fr2py, whole genome shotgun sequence genome is shown below.
GTACTTTAGCAAATAGAAATGTCTCAGCAACTCATGGCACacacaacaaattaaaatgttgtatatgcttatgacaaaattaatttctctAATTCTGTTGGTGCGAAATGTAGTTTAATTCATTTGTTGTGgtataaatgacatcaaagagtgtatttacagcaaggtataataaattaatgtcaataatcaataacaatagctttgtttatacccataatGGGACTCATACAATGTTTCTAGTCCCAATatctgtacccgtacccatggcccgtacccgtacccatactgggacccgtacccgtaccccaatttccatacccgtaccAGTACTcatggctccgtacccgtaccctattttgggttcggacccgtACCGCACTCATGGCTTCGGACCCATACCCGCAttccatggcctgggacccgtgcaccgtacccatggtctgggacccATACCCATCcccatggcttgggacccgtacccgtactcatgacgggtcccaatactacaagtctgcccaCAGGCCTGAAAAGACCAGCAAACAAATACTTTTTCCTATCTATTAACCATGGACCATGCACACCCGAAGCAAGGCTCCAAACCATGGTCCCATTTGATGTTTTACTATCAAGATGTTATCGGATGGGAAACGAGACATGGTCTTGTATTAATACAATGTTTGCAATACACTGGTATAGGTGGAGGGAACCATGGACATCCTCGGTTGCTTGGTGTCCTCAGTTACTCCCTTGTGCACTCACCACACACACAATCAAAACTTACCTCTTGTGAGTTTTGTGATAAGCTTAATGTCACAGCATGCTGCAGGGCTCCTGATACCATAGCCAATAAACGCTTGTGTTCAGCCGACAGTTCACATCTGCTAACAGAACCAGAAGGACCAGGAAGTTCAAGCTCCTGTTCACCAGGTTTGCTGATAGCTATTGGTGGATGAGGTTGTTGATGCTGGGTTTTATCACAGAATTTGGTTCTGCTAAGCTGAGAAGATTGATGTTGAGGTTTAAGGGACAATTCAGGCATGCTTATAAAGGCAGGAAGGCCAAGAGGTTGATTCTGCTGTTCACTAGAGAGCTCAGAACTGCTAACAGCTGTTGGAAATAAAATAGATCGATCTTGATGTTCATCAGAGAGGTCAGGTCGGCTAATAGTAGCTGAAGGTTGAGAACGTACAGACACCTCTTCTTCCAATTCTCGCACCAGTCGATCTCCGGATTTCTTGATTGGTTTTCGGGTTCTACATCGTTCTTTACCCCATACTCCTACAAATAACATGAATGAGCACAATTAATATATTACAATATTCAATTGGTACATAGTCTAGCTTGATTTTAGGCATTTTCTATCATTAGGCCATAGAAGATAGTGTGTCAAATTGGCATGGAACACAGCAACATGCTTGATGAAGCAAGGAGTAGTAGTGTAGCCACAGGGAACAGCGATATTTCACCTATTGACCACgtaccaaattattatttctctaCTGGACTCGAACCCAAGACTGCATTGTACCTTTTTTCAAGGTTGTACCAAGCACGGCTAAAGCATGTTCAAGAGACAATACCAGGCATTTATCATGAGGGCTACTATGCTGGTGTCATGAATACTAGGATAAactcttttgttttgtttcatattgctaacagagtattcttgtgatgagtttataaaaatatcgctCTAGGAACTTTAGAGTTTAACTGATACTATGAGGTATAGTTACATTCCATGCTATTATTCGGTACTTAACTGCAAACTGAAACTCGCTTTTATAAACCTCTACCTGTTTAAGTATGTCTGTGTGCTGTAATACATACGATCACATGCCGAGGCGTTGAATATGTAGTAAAAGGCAGGTCCGATAAAATCGAAGAGATGACCAAATTGATGGTTGAAGGCGGAAAAATCCGCCAAAAGGCGGAAGATGCCATATGCATGTATCCGTGCATTGTACTTGCATACACCCTAGAAAACTTCCAAAATTCTCAACAAAActcgaaaaatattgtaaaattggaatacaaaatgtcatcatcatattggcctttgatgaaaattttatcaaaatagcccttcggaaattgcttgaatctattcaagtatcaacccatttattttctacaatACAGTATGTATTCTTGGGAATATGAGAGTTGTGAAATGATCTTCTATATGCcaggttttgttttgaaatttgttgtacGGATAGTTTTTCATAGTTCAGTTACTCGGGATGTTTCGGAAACGCCTCAAAATACTGCCGTCAAACATTCCCGtatatcaagagatggcgctattttttGGGAGGGAAATATCGCTGTGCAGGGGTGGGGGCGATCATGGCGATCGCACACGACAATTAATATATTCAAACGGCCACAAAATAAGTTTTTAGGACATCAATTGCTgtcaataaatatatatattgttttgaatgcattcacgtgtcaagtaACATAGCTCcggagttgagatttcttcaactcccAAAAGCGACAACAATTTTGCCTCAGTAATTTGTATTGATTGATCAGCTAAACGCTCTGAAAACggaaacactgagcatgcgtgaaaatcctCTTTTCTGCAAAAacaatcaagtataaattcagcaaaCACAAACTGACACTTACGATCTATTTGCATTCCAACTTCAATGCATTTCTTCATTCTGCAGAAGCTGCATGTTTTTCTTGTCTGCAAATCCATGTCGCAAAATCTTTTGTCCGATACATGTGACTTAGTGCAATTCTTCAAATCCGACTTCTGTTTGGAGTGACGACGAAAGAAAACCTTACATCCTTCGCAAGTTAGAGCCTGATAATGCATCCCGTTAGCCACGTCACCGCATACTACGCATTTCCTGTCCAACTTAACGACACCTTGGCTAAAGGATGCAGAGGAGCTTGATGAGCATGACCAATCTTCAGTTTCTGCAACAGCTATGGTTGATGTACTGCTCGAAGTCGCAAACAGAgagatatataaaataaaaagaaagcttgCTGTATTTTTTGAAGAAATAGATATTTTGCCTCATCCCTACTTTGAATCCAATTCTTtttatcttaatttatttttgctgtggatctaatttttatttttaaaggacATGGCCAAACAAGTATATGTCTAATACAGcttattaattaaaattaaccATAAAGCTAACAATAGTTTTTGGCTATCTGAAAGGAAATAAGGAACAAGTTACTTGGCAGAGGAGGaagaaaacagagagcgtaccaccagtcaaagtccccatgtATTGTATGCGGTGAGTTCtcgatattcatgagggccgattgttcgatcgtgcagtgtctaacaatcacgcttAGCGCTATGCGGCCTTCGcagtatacgcgatagagcgttgtgtGCTTTtgcgatagaccgtgaaaatacgcggtaattgcgtagcagtctcgcctgtcgcacgtcatggaacaatcggccctcatatCATTAacggatgatgcggagactttgactggtggtacacgctctgttttctttctcctctgtgctTGGCACCTATACACAATTTCATTGACAGTATCGATCATGTGctaaccagggctgtcaactatcaggcattggccgtgagtctcacgcattgggtcactttctcacggtctcacgccaaggtagtataatctcactcctaggtagtaaatctcatgcaaaacgcttgaaaatgaataaaatctcatgcatcatcaaaataatttgttgctcctaccgcCTGGTGCTCACTACCGTGAATTGTGCGTTCAAGCCAATTTCGATAAGGTCCTTTCCACTATAAAAGGTTTCTTGTTCTTCTATGTTTTCTTCAATGTTCTTCTATTCAGCCTGTCGACATCTCTTGAACTTGTTTCTCAAGAGCATTAAAACctaacaaatttgttcgatcctTATATCAATCgtcgatgctgctttgatgcttgttattaatgaactagcAACTAATTAGTCAGAGATAATGCTAAATTCATATTGATCATTGTCAATACAGGCATttatatattatcataattaacaagtcatttaattgatttcattaataattaaggatcgaccaagcatcaatggttctttgatgtgatcatttattagtttttcaaacaagacATCACGTACAACACAATTTTTaggctaatgtatacagatgcttttgagtcataaCTTTAATTTcaccttatttacaacattattcactttcacagcatttttaaagctttttcggaaatataaaatgtatctatttatgacaagatcagtggcgctatttagatactggaaattactctttcaggcttttaataaaaataattccttttattttttgatgaaatatgtttataaaatgactttgttgcttgtttcacctattccatctgtttaaatggcagtattgattacctaccccttgcaaattaagaaatatgatttatgataaatagcgcatctatatagtttgcattttcttaataatgaagccaattctatatacatcgaaCAATCGTGCTCAAGAGAAAGCATTGGGTAAACTTTATTGGGACTGTGTCATACCACACACTTACCTTATAGTTCCTTTAGTTGTATCAGCTTGGTCTTTTTGTTCAGTCTCTTCCAAGTTTCCCAATTGCCTCAGTTGTTTCTCTTCATCGTCCAACTTCTTGCGCTCAAAATTCAACTTCCCTTGAAAAGTGTTGATTTTATCATTCCACTCCTGTTGTTGTCTGTATTTAATGTGTACCACAGAACAAAAATTTGGAAATGAAGCCATGCACTTAACACACCGGCtcaaatttgaaaagttaaacaaaaataacatgtaggGTAGGACTGATTTTATAGGCACTCTACAGCTTTAAAATAaagattacaaaataaaataaaaaagttattaaaagAGAGTAACAATAGTTGattgattcattatatttgtgtttaaattttTTGGCTTATATACAGAtcctcgttttgtttttgttctgttttaatttgtgtaatttaattatacagggggtgcagcatttacaggcttcgcttatcgttgtacctcctccatcgtgttgtactttttataattattgtattttgttgtaatttttgatggaaataaaataaatctgattgattgattgaatagtATAACAAGTGTGATTGATTGAATAGTATAACAAGTGTGATTTAATTAAGAGAGTCATAATAGGGGAGCTGTATGGGGAATAAGAGAGACGTGCGACCCCAGGAAAGGAGCCCTGCAGTAATATTGCCTTTTGAAAATTTCATCAGATGAGGACGAGGAAGAGGTCCATAATCCTTCTTTCCACAAGGTTTCGCTACCAATATGCCATGCCATGTCCTAAaatttgtttggtttatataaggtggaaaaatagggctcataacaccgtgtattgatatagaacggCATGCACGCAGCTGGGCGCAATGCTTACCCTAGTTGTGTGTTGCATAATGCGTGACTGACGcgacgcttttgtgaatttatcgAAGCGTGAGTTTGGACTTTATTAGCAGCGCCGCAGTAAcaaaaagccaaataatttacgccttatataagccaaacaaacttttaatagaaataagctttttgatttatgcaaatgAGCCTCCTAATTTGCATAGTTAGCAATGAAAATATAATGTAATTTGAAGACTGCCAAATCACATAATCAGTGTCGAGAAATTGTGGTCATACACTCAGACAGATTAACTGACTAACAAATAACCAGGAAACATATTGCCCTGATGATGTCTTAGCAATGCATgcagctaataataataataataataaacaagcatTTACTATAGCGCCCAATACCCGAAGGCTtctaggcgctttacaaaacTATAAGAAAAAGAACATATTAAAAACTACCAATACCTTAAACATGCATACAAGTATATACAGCCATTGCCATGGTAAACAACAAGAATAAAAGTTAAAAACACATTCATTTAAAAACAATGTCATTATAAAAAGTCACAGAAATGCATTAGACACTAGGATTATTAAAAAGATGGGTCTTGAGCTGACGTTTAAACTTAT
Proteins encoded:
- the LOC140160810 gene encoding uncharacterized protein yields the protein MCNQLEEYRQTQKAKFIKLQEELSRQQQEWNDKINTFQGKLNFERKKLDDEEKQLRQLGNLEETEQKDQADTTKGTISTSTIAVAETEDWSCSSSSSASFSQGVVKLDRKCVVCGDVANGMHYQALTCEGCKVFFRRHSKQKSDLKNCTKSHVSDKRFCDMDLQTRKTCSFCRMKKCIEVGMQIDRVWGKERCRTRKPIKKSGDRLVRELEEEVSVRSQPSATISRPDLSDEHQDRSILFPTAVSSSELSSEQQNQPLGLPAFISMPELSLKPQHQSSQLSRTKFCDKTQHQQPHPPIAISKPGEQELELPGPSGSVSRCELSAEHKRLLAMVSGALQHAVTLSLSQNSQEASTTLAQIKTQQQSPGGDWEGSEELTQNILMSMTACTTGSDMMSARSNVAMETGVPASAQQNIKMEETPSVPERFDGTKTADGDALSDPPSQGVQGQKFNKDVCQYLIDNMRSVLKQLVTFVKSSTRIS